The Cryobacterium sp. SO1 genomic sequence ATCGGGAACGCAAGAACGCCATGCTCTCGGCGTTGACGGAGTACCTGCCCGAGCTCACCTGGACCAACCCCAACGGCGGGTTCTACGTCTGGCTCAACCTGCCCGACACCCTGGACTCCAAGGCCATGCTTCCCCGCGCCGTCAAGGAACTCGTGGCGTACACCCCGGGCACCGCCTTCTTCGCCGACGGACAGGGGCGCCAGAACATCCGGCTCTCGTTCTGCTATCCGACGCCGGACCACATCCGTCTGGGCATTCGCCGCCTCGCCACCGTGATCCGTGACGAGCTCGAGCTGCTCGACACCTTCGCCGGCACTGGTTCGCTGTATCCCGCCCATGACGGACGACGCTTCGGCGCCCCGCCGCCAGACATCAACTGACCCCGCGTTTCTCTCCGGCTCGAGCTAAGGAAAACCCCAGATCATGAGCGAATCAGAGTTTCTTGACATTGTGGTGCTCGCGGGTGGAATCTCGCACGAGCGCGACGTCTCCATGCGCAGCGGACGCCGCGTCGCCGACGAGTTGACCGGGCTCGGCCACACCGTGACGGTGCTCGACCCCCAGGCCGGGCTCCTCACCGAGTTGGCCACGCGCCGGCCCGACGTCATCTGGCCCGTGCTGCACGGCGCGACCGGCGAGGACGGCGCCCTGCTCTCCTTGCTCGAAACGACCGGGATCCCGCACGTGGGCCCGCGCGGCACCGCCGCCGGCCTGGCCTGGTCGAAGCCCACGGCCAAGGAGCTCGTGCGTCGTGCGGGCTTCGCCACGCCGGCGTGGATCGCCCTCTCACGCGAGACCTTTCGCGACCTGGGCGCGGCCAGCGTGCTCGAGCACCTGGTGCGCGCGCTTGGCATTCCGCTCGTCGTTAAGCCCGCGCAGGGCGGGTCCGCCCAGGGTGTGACGATCGTCGAAACCCCTGCAGGTCTCCCCCGTGCCATGGTGGATGCCTACACCTATGACGAAACGGCCCTCGTTGAGACCAAGGTCGAGGGCACCGAGCTCGCCGTGACGGTCATCGACACCGGGGCCGGGCCCGTCGCTCTCCCCGCGGTCGAGATCGTTCCCGTGAGTGGCGTGTTCAGCTTCGACGCCCGCTACAACGCCGGGGAGACCCTGTTCTTCACGCCAGCGCGCATCGCACCGGAGGTGGCTCAGAGGATCGCCGACACGGCCGTCGCCATCCATACCCTGCTTGGTCTGGCACAACTCTCCCGCATCGACCTGATCGTGGATGCCGAGTGTGTTGCCTGGTTCCTCGAGGCCAACGTGCTGCCCGGCCTGACGGAAACCTCCCTCGCCCCGCAGTCCATCGAAGCCTCCGGCGAATCCCTCGGCACCGTCTACGCTGCACTGGCGCGCGCCGCGTTCACCGACCAGAGGTAGCGTTCGGCCATGTTTCACGTGAAACATGGCGTCGGGAGGGCCA encodes the following:
- a CDS encoding ATP-grasp domain-containing protein; protein product: MSESEFLDIVVLAGGISHERDVSMRSGRRVADELTGLGHTVTVLDPQAGLLTELATRRPDVIWPVLHGATGEDGALLSLLETTGIPHVGPRGTAAGLAWSKPTAKELVRRAGFATPAWIALSRETFRDLGAASVLEHLVRALGIPLVVKPAQGGSAQGVTIVETPAGLPRAMVDAYTYDETALVETKVEGTELAVTVIDTGAGPVALPAVEIVPVSGVFSFDARYNAGETLFFTPARIAPEVAQRIADTAVAIHTLLGLAQLSRIDLIVDAECVAWFLEANVLPGLTETSLAPQSIEASGESLGTVYAALARAAFTDQR